The DNA region GATCTGCTCGAACGGCCTCTGCTGCCCGAAAGGCCAGCTCAATCACAACGGCAAGTGCTGCGCCGAATCCAGTCTTTGCGGCAAGGTCTGTTGCGATGAGCTTGCGACCTGCGGCGATCCCAAGAAGGGAATCTGCTGCCCATTCGAGACAACCTTCTGCGCCGGCAAATGCTGCGATCAGAACCAGGTCTGCATCAACGGCAGTTGCTGCCCGAAAGAGCGCAGTTGCGGCGGCGTCTGCTGCCCGTCCGGCCAAAGGTGCTCAGACCCCGCGAAGAAGACATGCGTCGCATGCCCGCCGGCGAAGGTGCCCTGTCTGCCGAGTTCCGGCGCCAGCCTGTGCTGCGCCCCCGACGTCGCATGCTGCCCCGGGGTCTGCTGTCAACCGGGCCAGGTCTGCAATTCGGCCGGCGCAGGAAAATTCGTCTGCGGTCCGCCACAGGTCATCAAGTGACGTAGCGAGAGCGTGTTCGAGCGAAGTGGAAACCGGTTCGCGTGAAGAAAATGCGTCAAGAATCAAGAGCTCGGCGAGAGGAATGAAGCCATGTTGTTTCTTCTGGGTGCCAATGTTGCGATCGCTGCGGTCTTCCTGGTGGCCGGCCTGTCGAAGATCGGACGCCTCGCGCCGTTTCGCGAAACCCTGGCTGCCTTCGCGCTGCCGCCATGGGCGATCAAGCCATTGGCATACGCGCTGCCGATCACCGAGATCGTCGTCGCCGCCGGCATGCTCTGGGGTGCAACCGCCTTTTTCGCGGCTGCTGCTGCCGCCGCGCTGCTGGCAAGCTTCAGCGTTGCGATTGCGCACAGCCTGAAGGCCGGACGAACACCCGATTGCAATTGCTTCGGGCGACTTCGCGCCGCGCCGATCACATGGAGCACCTGGCGACGCACGACGACGCTTGCGGTATGCACCGCAAGCGTTGCCGTCGCCGATCGCATCTATGGGGCACAGGCGGTGGATTGGGCACCTCTCGCCGATCTCACCGCGCAGTCGGGTGCGGCAATTGCCGCAGGCCTGCTGCTCGCTTTGGTCAGTCTCGTCGTGTTCCAGCTTGCGCGGCAGAACGGCCGGCTGCTGACGCGGATCGAAGCGCTCGAAGCCCGGCTCGGTCAGCAAGATAGCCCGGCGCCGGCAGCCGACTCGGCTGCGCAAGGGCTTGCGCCGGCGACCCCCGCGCCATTCTTCCAGTTGGAAAGCACGGATCAGGGACGAGTCAGCCTGCCGTCGCTGCTCGCGGCGGGCAAACCGCTGCTGCTGGTGTTTTCCGATCCCGATTGCGGCCCCTGCGACGCGCTGATGCCGGCGATCGCAACATGGCAGCGTGATCTTGCGACCACGCTCACGATCGCGGTGATCAGCCGCGGCAGCCGGGACGCCAACCTGGCGAAGGCAACGACCCACGGCCTCAAGCATGTCCTGATCCAGCAGGACCGCGAGGTAGCGGAAGCCTATCTCTGCTTCGGAACGCCCGGTGCCGTTCTGATCGGATCGACCGGCCTGGTGGCGAGCGCGCTCGCAGCCGGCGGCGACGCCATCGCAGCGCTGGTGGCCCGCGCGTCGGCGGCGCATCGCCCATTCGACGTCGCGAGCAACGCAGATGCTGGCGCAGACGCGCTGCCCGTTCTGACGCGCGGCATGTTCGCCCCCGAGCTCGAGCTCCGCGATATCGACGGACGGCAGGTTGCCTTGAGAACGCCGGAACAGACCCTGGTTCTGTTCTGGAATCCGTCCTGCGGCTTCTGCCAGCAGATGCTGCGTGACGTGCTGCAATGGGAGGCGAGCAGCGATGATGCGCCGCGCCGGGCGCTGCTGTTCGCCTCGGGCACAATCGCGGCGATCCGGGAGATGGGCCTGCGCTCGCAGGTGGTTCATGATCCCGAGTTTCGGTTCGGCCAGATGTTCGCGGCGGCCGGAACGCCGTCCGCCGTTCTCCTCGACGCCGACGGGCGCGTCATCTCCGAGATCGCCGCGGGGCGCGCGGACGTCATGGCCCTGGCCAATGGGTCCGCGGAATTGCAGCGGTTAGCCTGAAGCCT from Bradyrhizobium genosp. L includes:
- a CDS encoding MauE/DoxX family redox-associated membrane protein, yielding MLFLLGANVAIAAVFLVAGLSKIGRLAPFRETLAAFALPPWAIKPLAYALPITEIVVAAGMLWGATAFFAAAAAAALLASFSVAIAHSLKAGRTPDCNCFGRLRAAPITWSTWRRTTTLAVCTASVAVADRIYGAQAVDWAPLADLTAQSGAAIAAGLLLALVSLVVFQLARQNGRLLTRIEALEARLGQQDSPAPAADSAAQGLAPATPAPFFQLESTDQGRVSLPSLLAAGKPLLLVFSDPDCGPCDALMPAIATWQRDLATTLTIAVISRGSRDANLAKATTHGLKHVLIQQDREVAEAYLCFGTPGAVLIGSTGLVASALAAGGDAIAALVARASAAHRPFDVASNADAGADALPVLTRGMFAPELELRDIDGRQVALRTPEQTLVLFWNPSCGFCQQMLRDVLQWEASSDDAPRRALLFASGTIAAIREMGLRSQVVHDPEFRFGQMFAAAGTPSAVLLDADGRVISEIAAGRADVMALANGSAELQRLA